The following proteins are encoded in a genomic region of Tenacibaculum sp. 190524A05c:
- a CDS encoding aminotransferase class I/II-fold pyridoxal phosphate-dependent enzyme: MINSLDKLIDDAVERGILQKSTNGDRLDSAEILVDRDKFVNFGSCSYLGLEYHPELKNAVKATVDNYGTQFSTSRTYLSIGLYDELEHELSTIFEKPVIATASTTLGHLAALPVIVEPNDVVILDLQVHSSVQMATQILKANKTPVYLVPHNDMDALESKIKSLSDKANKIWYMADGVYSMYGDYAPLVQLEKLLNKYKKFHLYIDDAHGMGWTGVKGAGYVRSKMKHHEKMVLATSLNKSFAASGGILVFPNKEMYRKVKNCGTTLIFSGPIQPPMLGAGIASAKLHQSDEFEDIQMALKEKVAYTNRRLKELDLPQYMITDSPLFFIPVGLPKIILNIIRRMKERGFFLNSAGYPATPIKRGGIRFMITNNLSVSQIESMLVALKEEYLLGLLDEGSSPNYVAKQFRLDPFLGDYDTSLTTKNENSFLKEERFNSISEIDNEQWDRLFSKNGMNSSKNLLALENVFSDNLHKEDNWDFKYQIIKDSKGSIVLASVFSVSLMMEDLLEDKSLSEKIRQLRTENKYYLTSRTLLTGTPFTKGRSIYINYKHSDWKFAVQQYVENLQQVAEQEKVSKIILRDFTDDENKKLESYLMELGFLNLEFPNNCSVKDLNWNSFQNFMGQMNQKYRYSLRKEILKYEDDFVIDYNKPKTDEELLKVYNLYKEVHSQSAEISVFELPFKLFESFQKRDDYDFINIYAKEDSETLLGVMISVVIAGVYYAQLVGLDYNYAREKSIYKQLLYQTVLRSKMLGCKSLDLAYTAEMEKKKVGATIEKVNGFVMALEHDSYMEMQLLK; encoded by the coding sequence ATGATTAATAGTTTAGACAAACTAATTGACGATGCTGTAGAAAGAGGAATTCTACAGAAATCAACAAATGGAGATAGATTAGACTCTGCCGAAATTCTTGTTGATAGAGATAAGTTTGTGAATTTTGGATCCTGTAGTTATCTCGGTTTAGAGTATCACCCCGAACTTAAAAATGCAGTAAAAGCTACCGTTGATAATTATGGTACACAATTCTCCACATCAAGAACGTATTTATCTATTGGACTTTATGATGAATTGGAACATGAATTATCTACAATTTTCGAAAAACCTGTAATCGCAACAGCAAGTACAACTTTAGGTCATTTAGCCGCACTACCTGTTATAGTTGAGCCAAATGATGTTGTGATACTGGATTTACAAGTGCATTCGAGTGTACAAATGGCTACTCAGATTTTAAAAGCAAATAAAACCCCCGTTTATCTTGTTCCTCATAATGATATGGATGCTCTTGAAAGTAAAATCAAATCACTAAGTGACAAAGCTAATAAGATTTGGTATATGGCTGATGGAGTCTATTCTATGTATGGAGATTATGCGCCATTAGTTCAACTAGAGAAACTTTTAAATAAGTATAAAAAGTTTCATTTGTATATTGATGATGCACACGGAATGGGATGGACTGGAGTAAAAGGAGCAGGTTATGTTAGAAGCAAAATGAAGCATCATGAAAAAATGGTGTTAGCTACTTCGTTAAACAAATCTTTTGCAGCTTCTGGTGGAATCTTAGTTTTTCCTAACAAAGAGATGTATCGAAAGGTTAAAAACTGTGGAACTACTTTAATATTTTCTGGTCCAATACAACCACCAATGTTGGGGGCAGGAATTGCCTCAGCCAAACTTCATCAATCTGATGAATTCGAGGATATTCAAATGGCATTAAAAGAAAAAGTTGCTTACACGAATAGAAGGTTAAAAGAACTAGATCTACCTCAATATATGATTACGGATTCTCCTTTGTTTTTTATTCCAGTAGGATTACCTAAAATAATCTTGAACATTATAAGAAGAATGAAAGAACGTGGTTTTTTTCTTAATAGTGCAGGTTATCCTGCAACTCCAATTAAAAGAGGAGGAATTCGATTTATGATTACGAATAACTTAAGTGTTTCTCAAATAGAATCAATGTTGGTTGCATTAAAAGAAGAATATTTACTTGGTTTGCTAGATGAAGGAAGTTCACCGAATTATGTTGCTAAACAATTTAGATTGGACCCTTTCTTAGGTGATTACGATACATCTTTAACTACGAAAAACGAAAATTCATTTTTAAAGGAGGAGAGATTCAACAGTATTTCAGAAATCGATAATGAGCAATGGGATAGATTATTTTCTAAAAATGGAATGAATAGTTCTAAGAACCTATTGGCCTTAGAAAATGTTTTTTCTGATAATTTACATAAAGAGGATAATTGGGATTTTAAATATCAGATTATTAAAGATTCAAAAGGTAGTATTGTCTTAGCTTCAGTATTTTCTGTTAGTTTGATGATGGAGGACTTGTTAGAAGATAAAAGCTTATCTGAAAAAATCAGGCAGCTGCGAACGGAAAATAAATATTACTTAACGTCTAGAACATTGCTTACAGGAACACCTTTTACTAAAGGAAGAAGTATATATATCAACTATAAGCATTCTGATTGGAAGTTTGCAGTTCAACAATATGTAGAAAATCTACAGCAAGTTGCTGAACAAGAAAAGGTGTCTAAAATTATTCTTCGAGATTTTACAGATGATGAAAACAAAAAATTGGAGTCCTATTTAATGGAACTTGGTTTTCTGAATTTGGAGTTTCCAAATAATTGTTCTGTTAAAGATTTGAACTGGAATTCATTTCAAAATTTTATGGGACAAATGAATCAAAAATACAGATACTCTCTACGAAAAGAAATCTTAAAATATGAAGATGATTTTGTGATTGATTATAATAAACCTAAAACTGATGAAGAATTATTGAAAGTCTATAATCTTTATAAAGAGGTTCATAGTCAATCTGCTGAAATATCTGTGTTTGAATTGCCATTTAAACTTTTTGAGAGTTTTCAAAAAAGAGATGATTATGATTTCATAAATATATATGCTAAAGAAGACTCTGAAACTCTACTTGGTGTTATGATTAGTGTTGTTATTGCTGGAGTGTATTACGCTCAATTAGTCGGTTTAGATTATAATTATGCAAGAGAGAAAAGTATTTATAAGCAACTTTTGTATCAAACTGTTTTACGTTCCAAAATGCTTGGGTGTAAAAGCTTAGATCTTGCATATACTGCAGAAATGGAAAAGAAGAAAGTCGGAGCAACTATTGAAAAAGTAAATGGTTTTGTTATGGCTTTAGAACACGATAGTTATATGGAGATGCAATTATTAAAGTAA
- a CDS encoding alpha/beta fold hydrolase — MENILHSKIVGEGKPLLILHGFFGMGDNWKSLANKFAEENFEVHLVDQRNHGRSFHSEEFNYDLLVEDLYKYIQYHNLDKIDLLGHSMGGKTVMLFATKYPEVIDKLMVADIAPKVYPPHHQDIIRALNSIDFSIHSTRKLIDAKLSELIPQMGVRQFLLKNTYWIEKGQLAFRFNLKSLTENYEEIIKSLPVGSVFNGNTLFLRGGNSQYILDEDAPLLNAHFPKYSLETITNAGHWLHAENPKDFYEAVINFIK; from the coding sequence ATGGAGAATATTTTACATTCTAAAATAGTTGGAGAAGGAAAACCATTACTAATATTACATGGTTTTTTTGGTATGGGTGACAACTGGAAAAGCTTGGCTAATAAATTTGCTGAAGAAAATTTTGAGGTTCACTTAGTTGATCAAAGGAATCATGGTAGAAGTTTTCATTCAGAAGAGTTTAATTATGATCTTTTAGTTGAGGATTTATACAAGTACATTCAATATCATAACTTAGATAAGATAGATTTACTTGGGCATTCAATGGGAGGGAAGACTGTAATGTTATTCGCTACTAAATATCCAGAAGTAATCGATAAATTAATGGTTGCTGATATAGCTCCTAAAGTTTATCCGCCACATCATCAAGATATAATAAGAGCATTAAACTCAATTGATTTTTCAATTCATAGTACTCGTAAATTAATCGATGCAAAATTATCAGAGCTAATTCCTCAAATGGGTGTTCGTCAGTTTTTACTTAAGAATACGTATTGGATAGAAAAAGGACAATTAGCATTTCGTTTTAATTTAAAATCACTTACTGAGAATTATGAAGAGATTATAAAATCCTTGCCTGTTGGAAGTGTTTTTAATGGAAATACATTGTTCCTAAGAGGAGGGAATTCTCAATATATCTTAGATGAAGATGCTCCATTATTGAATGCGCACTTTCCGAAATATAGTCTGGAAACAATTACCAATGCCGGGCACTGGTTACATGCAGAAAATCCTAAGGATTTTTATGAAGCAGTAATCAATTTTATAAAATAA
- a CDS encoding pyridoxine 5'-phosphate synthase, whose translation MTKLSVNINKIATLRNSRGGNVPNLVQVAKDVQDFGANGITIHPRPDERHIRYQDAYDLKPVVTTEYNIEGNPIQKFTDLVLDIKPTQVTLVPDGEDVLTSNAGWNTIKHQSYLKEVVAEFKNAGIRTSIFIETDLKLIEGAAKTGVDRIELYTEDFAKEFEKGNKEAVKPYIEAAVLAHELGLGINAGHDLNLDNIEFFKNNIPNLAEVSIGHALISESIYLGIENVVNMYLHRLQ comes from the coding sequence ATGACAAAATTAAGTGTAAATATTAATAAAATAGCTACGCTAAGAAATTCAAGAGGTGGAAATGTGCCTAATTTAGTACAAGTAGCAAAAGATGTTCAAGATTTTGGAGCAAATGGAATTACAATTCATCCAAGGCCAGATGAACGTCATATTCGTTATCAAGATGCTTACGATTTAAAACCTGTAGTTACCACAGAATACAATATTGAAGGGAATCCAATTCAAAAGTTTACTGATTTGGTGTTAGATATCAAGCCAACTCAAGTAACGTTAGTACCAGATGGTGAAGATGTACTTACTTCAAATGCAGGATGGAATACAATTAAACATCAATCTTATTTAAAAGAAGTAGTAGCTGAGTTTAAAAATGCAGGGATCCGTACTTCGATTTTTATTGAAACTGATTTAAAATTGATCGAAGGAGCTGCAAAAACAGGAGTAGATAGAATTGAATTGTATACTGAGGATTTCGCTAAGGAATTTGAGAAAGGAAACAAAGAAGCTGTTAAACCTTATATAGAAGCTGCAGTTTTAGCTCATGAATTAGGATTAGGTATAAATGCAGGTCATGATTTAAACTTAGATAACATTGAGTTTTTTAAAAATAATATTCCGAATCTAGCTGAAGTATCAATTGGTCATGCTTTAATCTCTGAAAGTATTTATTTAGGAATTGAAAATGTTGTGAATATGTATTTACATCGACTACAATAA
- a CDS encoding CBS domain-containing protein translates to MNINDYILKEIKALSPENTVSDALNLCEHLPITHIPVVKDNKLVGCFAEDDIQTIENTNASLQEYIHLIQHFHAHKKSSLLELISLFAENDCNIIPVLEEQQNYIGYYDLRDILDVFADSPFMHNDNITLIVSKSKADFSMSQISQIVESNKAKLLGLYVSRETVDDVEVTLKISSEEMNEIIQTFRRYDYSVISQLEDDMYLEELKDRANYFKKYLDM, encoded by the coding sequence ATGAATATTAATGACTACATTTTAAAGGAAATTAAAGCGCTTTCCCCTGAGAACACTGTAAGTGACGCGCTTAATTTATGTGAACATTTACCTATTACACATATTCCAGTTGTAAAAGACAATAAATTAGTTGGATGCTTTGCGGAAGATGATATTCAAACTATTGAAAATACAAATGCATCTTTACAGGAATACATTCATTTAATTCAGCATTTTCATGCTCATAAAAAATCATCATTACTAGAATTAATTTCATTGTTCGCAGAGAACGATTGTAACATTATTCCTGTATTAGAAGAGCAACAAAATTATATTGGTTATTATGATTTAAGAGATATTTTGGATGTTTTTGCTGATAGCCCTTTTATGCATAATGACAATATTACGCTTATTGTTTCGAAGTCAAAAGCGGACTTTTCTATGAGTCAAATCTCTCAAATAGTTGAAAGTAACAAAGCGAAACTATTAGGTTTATACGTTTCTAGAGAAACTGTTGATGATGTTGAGGTAACTTTAAAAATTTCTTCAGAAGAAATGAATGAAATTATTCAAACTTTTAGAAGATATGATTACAGTGTAATCTCTCAGTTAGAAGACGACATGTACCTAGAAGAATTAAAAGACAGAGCGAATTATTTCAAGAAATATCTTGACATGTAA
- a CDS encoding NAD kinase, with translation MKKVAIYAQSYSVSSEKEIKTLIKVLEKYNTVIFIEKDFYNLLSEHDILNKKYPVFASFDDLSDSFDALFSVGGDGTILRAVTYVRDLNIPILGINSGRLGFLATVQKKEIKEAIALLMEGKYSIQERTLLQLKTIPETNTFSEVNFALNEITIARRNTTSMIGIKTYLNEEYLTNYWADGLIIATPTGSTGYSLSCNGPVILPDSTSLIITPIAPHNLNARPIVIPEDTSIQLEISAREKDFLISLDSRITTVPQETKVYIEKAPFTIKTIQLEDQSYLKTLRKKLLWGEDIRNQASS, from the coding sequence TTGAAAAAAGTAGCTATATATGCGCAATCTTATTCTGTTTCTAGTGAGAAAGAGATTAAAACTTTAATCAAGGTTTTAGAAAAATATAATACCGTAATTTTTATTGAAAAGGATTTTTACAACCTGCTTTCAGAACATGATATTTTAAACAAGAAATATCCTGTTTTTGCAAGTTTCGATGATCTTTCAGATTCTTTTGACGCATTATTTTCTGTTGGTGGTGATGGAACGATTCTTAGAGCAGTAACTTATGTTCGTGATTTAAACATTCCTATTTTAGGCATAAATTCAGGTAGATTAGGTTTTTTAGCAACAGTCCAAAAGAAAGAAATCAAAGAAGCAATTGCTTTATTGATGGAAGGGAAATATTCCATTCAAGAAAGAACACTTTTACAGCTAAAAACAATTCCAGAAACGAATACGTTTTCGGAAGTAAATTTCGCGTTGAATGAAATAACTATCGCCAGAAGAAACACAACTTCTATGATTGGTATTAAAACCTATTTAAATGAAGAATATTTAACCAATTATTGGGCAGATGGTTTAATTATCGCCACTCCTACTGGGTCTACAGGATATTCATTAAGCTGCAATGGTCCTGTAATTTTACCCGACTCTACAAGTTTAATAATTACACCAATTGCGCCTCATAATTTAAATGCAAGACCAATAGTTATTCCAGAAGACACCTCTATTCAATTAGAGATAAGCGCGAGAGAAAAAGATTTTCTTATCTCTTTAGATTCAAGGATAACCACTGTACCTCAAGAAACTAAGGTATATATTGAAAAAGCACCTTTTACAATCAAAACTATACAACTAGAAGATCAATCATATTTAAAAACATTACGAAAAAAATTATTGTGGGGAGAAGATATCCGAAATCAAGCATCCTCTTAA
- a CDS encoding DUF6089 family protein — protein sequence MKRFILILFTFITTVSFAQIHEAGIFLGGSNFIGDIGRTHYVLPNKFAGGIVYKYNLNPRIALRANYTALPISGDDNDADNLFREQRNFSFNNTLHEFAGGLEFNFFEYNVRSLGQTFTPYILAQVAAFNYKVPESIVGGNVQFTNEFSLAVPLGIGIKGRISDHLAFAFESAVRLTFVDDIDYTTDKITSLNFGGNGNDFYTFTGFSLVYTFGRPACYADNE from the coding sequence ATGAAGAGGTTTATATTAATATTATTTACATTTATAACAACTGTTTCTTTTGCACAAATCCATGAAGCAGGGATTTTCCTTGGTGGATCAAACTTTATAGGAGACATAGGACGTACTCATTATGTACTACCTAACAAATTTGCAGGAGGAATTGTTTATAAATACAACCTTAATCCAAGAATAGCATTAAGAGCTAACTATACAGCTCTTCCTATCAGTGGAGATGATAATGACGCTGATAATTTATTCAGAGAACAAAGAAACTTTAGTTTTAATAATACCTTACACGAATTCGCAGGAGGATTAGAATTTAATTTTTTCGAATATAACGTTCGTTCATTAGGACAAACATTTACACCATATATATTAGCACAAGTTGCTGCTTTCAACTATAAAGTTCCAGAATCTATAGTAGGTGGAAATGTACAATTTACAAACGAATTTTCACTGGCCGTTCCTTTAGGAATAGGAATTAAAGGTAGAATTTCCGATCATTTAGCTTTTGCATTTGAGTCTGCCGTTCGCCTTACTTTTGTTGACGATATTGATTACACTACGGATAAAATTACTTCACTAAATTTTGGTGGTAATGGTAATGATTTTTATACTTTTACCGGGTTTTCATTAGTATATACTTTTGGAAGACCGGCTTGTTATGCAGATAATGAATGA
- a CDS encoding isoprenyl transferase, whose translation MDEKLRGINLNNVPRHIAIIMDGNGRWAKKQGMQRVFGHRNALTAVRQAVEASADIGTKFITLYAFSTENWNRPKLEVDALMSLLINSLRKELPDFHKNGIKVNSIGATEKLPKKAQRVLQEVIHETRNNSTITLTFALSYGSREEIVNAIKNISKKVVNNEIDVKKIDEKIINNHLYTFNLPDVDLMIRTSGEQRISNFLLWQMAYAELYFTDVLWPDFRKEHLFDAIINYQNRERRFGKTSEQIGTDV comes from the coding sequence ATGGATGAAAAACTACGAGGTATAAACTTAAATAACGTTCCTAGACATATCGCCATTATTATGGATGGTAATGGTAGGTGGGCTAAAAAACAAGGCATGCAGCGTGTTTTTGGTCATAGAAATGCCTTAACAGCAGTTAGACAAGCGGTTGAAGCTTCTGCCGATATTGGAACAAAATTTATTACTCTTTACGCCTTTTCTACAGAAAACTGGAATAGACCAAAACTAGAAGTTGATGCATTAATGAGTTTATTAATAAACTCTCTTCGCAAAGAATTACCTGATTTTCATAAAAACGGAATTAAGGTAAATAGCATCGGAGCTACAGAAAAATTACCTAAAAAAGCACAAAGAGTGCTTCAAGAAGTTATTCATGAAACTCGAAACAACAGCACTATAACACTAACATTTGCTTTAAGTTATGGTAGCCGTGAGGAAATTGTTAATGCTATCAAAAACATATCTAAAAAAGTTGTTAATAACGAAATTGATGTAAAAAAAATTGATGAAAAAATTATAAATAATCATTTATATACATTTAATTTGCCCGACGTTGATTTAATGATTCGAACTAGTGGGGAACAAAGAATCAGCAATTTCTTATTGTGGCAAATGGCATATGCAGAACTCTACTTTACGGATGTATTATGGCCAGACTTTAGAAAAGAACACCTTTTCGACGCAATAATAAACTATCAAAACAGAGAACGTAGATTTGGAAAGACAAGTGAACAGATTGGAACAGATGTATAG
- the bamA gene encoding outer membrane protein assembly factor BamA — protein MYRKLLLVFLVFAGTAITTAQDTPKDTINPSTKVTTKIDYEKGKEYILGGFTVTGLQKFTESTVKVYTGLVEGQPIKLPGDKLTSAIKKLYESKQFSAVDVYLSKIDGTTVYLQFDVVELPKLNTVTITGVSKSKTKEIQKETELKRGVQVTDNLIVTTRNYITKKYTDKGFLKTKVSLNTKRDTTDTNTVSMFIHIDKGDRIKIKNIDFVGNKALSQGKLRGLMKNTKRKFLGRFWKSSKYIEDDFKTDLESILERYSELGYRDARILNHQLTWNEDNTINIQIELEEGRQYRFADIVFVGNKRYTDDFLNQFLKIEKGDVYNGKVLKERISGDGTPDSQDIQTLYHNNGYLFSSVNAVETKVKNDSITVEIRIREDEPARIRKVTVVGNDKTNDHVIYRELRVKPGDLFSRQNIIRSIREIGQLGFFDTNVVPDVKPDYQNKTADIEFSVVEKGGSQIELQGGFGGGSFIGTLGLSFNNFSIRNIFNKDAYTPLPMGDGQSLSLRLQASRTNNTYSLSFTEPWLGGKKPQSLSFSVYFSNQYRFDFRTNTVDRGQSLGIFGASIGLGKRLQWPDDFFQLSQNISYQRIALDDFPYRVGNSNSILNNGDLNNLAYTVTLSRNSAGPSLIFPTYGSQFTLRAKATFPYSLVNGKDLTEPANLTDDERQDFLADRYNWLEYYKISAKGKWYTSLAKKLVLMSNFEMGYLGTYNDDLGLTPVERYFVGGDGIAQGQLDGREIVGLRGYENNRISSVEGGSIYNKFQLELRYSITDKPSASIYTLGFLEAGNAYDNFSTFNPFELKRSAGLGVRIFMPAFGLLGIDFAHGFDPLPGFTEKSGWQTHFIIGRQF, from the coding sequence ATGTATAGAAAGTTATTATTAGTATTTTTAGTTTTCGCTGGTACCGCGATTACAACAGCTCAGGACACACCAAAAGATACTATTAATCCTAGTACAAAGGTTACTACTAAAATTGATTACGAAAAAGGTAAAGAATATATTTTAGGTGGCTTTACAGTTACAGGATTACAAAAATTTACAGAATCTACAGTAAAAGTTTATACAGGATTAGTAGAAGGACAACCTATCAAACTACCTGGAGACAAATTAACTAGTGCAATTAAAAAATTATACGAGAGTAAGCAGTTTAGTGCTGTTGACGTATACTTATCAAAAATTGATGGAACTACAGTTTATTTACAATTTGATGTTGTTGAACTTCCAAAGTTAAATACAGTAACAATAACAGGAGTTAGTAAATCTAAAACTAAAGAAATTCAGAAAGAAACTGAATTAAAAAGAGGTGTACAGGTTACCGATAACTTAATTGTAACTACGCGAAACTACATTACAAAAAAATATACCGACAAAGGATTCTTAAAAACTAAGGTATCTTTAAATACCAAAAGAGACACTACAGATACGAATACCGTAAGTATGTTTATTCATATTGATAAAGGAGATCGTATTAAGATTAAGAATATTGACTTTGTAGGAAACAAAGCATTATCTCAAGGAAAGTTAAGAGGATTAATGAAAAACACTAAGAGAAAGTTCTTGGGTCGTTTTTGGAAATCTTCTAAATATATTGAAGATGATTTTAAAACGGATTTAGAAAGTATTTTAGAACGCTATAGCGAGTTAGGGTATAGAGATGCACGAATCTTGAATCACCAACTTACTTGGAACGAAGACAATACAATTAATATCCAAATTGAATTAGAAGAAGGAAGACAATATCGTTTTGCTGATATTGTATTTGTTGGAAATAAAAGATATACTGACGATTTCTTAAATCAATTTTTAAAGATTGAAAAAGGAGATGTATACAACGGAAAAGTTTTAAAAGAAAGAATATCTGGTGATGGTACTCCTGATTCTCAGGATATCCAAACATTATATCATAACAATGGATACTTATTCTCTTCTGTAAATGCAGTAGAAACTAAGGTAAAGAATGACTCTATTACAGTTGAAATTAGAATTAGAGAAGATGAACCTGCAAGAATTAGAAAAGTAACTGTTGTTGGTAATGACAAAACTAATGATCATGTAATTTATAGAGAATTAAGAGTTAAACCAGGTGATTTATTTAGTAGACAAAATATTATCCGTTCGATTCGTGAAATTGGTCAGTTAGGTTTCTTTGATACAAATGTTGTTCCTGATGTAAAACCAGACTATCAAAATAAAACTGCTGATATTGAATTTTCTGTAGTAGAAAAAGGAGGTAGTCAAATTGAACTTCAAGGAGGATTCGGTGGAGGATCGTTTATTGGAACTTTAGGACTTTCATTTAACAACTTCTCTATCAGAAACATTTTCAATAAAGATGCTTATACTCCACTTCCTATGGGAGACGGACAAAGCTTATCTTTACGTTTACAAGCGAGTAGAACAAACAATACCTATAGTTTATCATTTACAGAACCTTGGTTAGGAGGTAAAAAACCACAATCTTTATCATTCTCTGTTTATTTCTCGAATCAATATCGTTTTGATTTCAGAACAAACACTGTTGATAGAGGACAAAGTTTAGGTATTTTCGGAGCATCTATCGGGTTAGGTAAAAGATTACAATGGCCAGATGATTTCTTCCAATTATCACAAAATATAAGTTATCAAAGAATTGCTTTAGATGATTTCCCTTATCGAGTGGGTAACTCTAACTCTATTCTGAACAATGGAGATTTAAACAACCTTGCATATACTGTTACATTAAGTAGAAACTCTGCAGGTCCAAGTTTAATTTTCCCTACTTACGGTTCACAATTTACATTGAGAGCGAAAGCAACTTTCCCTTACTCTTTAGTAAACGGAAAAGACTTAACAGAACCAGCTAATTTAACAGATGATGAGCGTCAAGACTTTTTAGCTGATCGTTACAATTGGCTAGAATACTATAAAATATCTGCAAAAGGTAAATGGTATACTTCATTAGCTAAGAAATTAGTTTTAATGTCTAATTTTGAAATGGGTTATTTAGGAACTTATAATGACGATTTAGGATTAACTCCGGTTGAACGTTATTTTGTTGGTGGAGATGGAATTGCTCAAGGACAATTAGACGGTAGAGAAATTGTAGGTTTAAGAGGTTATGAAAACAACAGAATTTCTTCTGTTGAAGGAGGATCCATCTACAATAAATTCCAATTAGAATTACGTTATTCAATCACAGATAAACCATCTGCTTCCATTTATACACTAGGATTTTTAGAAGCTGGTAATGCTTATGACAATTTTAGTACATTTAATCCGTTTGAATTGAAGCGTTCTGCTGGACTAGGTGTTCGTATATTTATGCCAGCGTTCGGATTATTAGGTATTGATTTTGCCCACGGATTCGATCCTTTACCAGGATTTACAGAAAAATCTGGATGGCAAACGCATTTTATTATTGGAAGACAGTTCTAA
- a CDS encoding OmpH family outer membrane protein, translating into MKKNILTFVLLLIVSSVAAQKYQRLAFIDMDYILQNIPQYIEAQNALNDKVAKWRANLDKEARAIEVLKTDLANEKAILTPELIAEREEDISVKQDALRKLESLYFGTDGDMYIMRKKLIQPIQDQVYNAVQTIASRKKYDFVFDKSSELIMLYSNKKHDISGLVLKLINIDQKKKSKRDKIAAKKELLSNNELSEEAKQRQAKKEALKQKKLSDREKKLKEIEEKRQARLKAREEKRRLLREKKEALKKAKEAAKKKEEEDKKKQEEDKKTDGDNKTGK; encoded by the coding sequence ATGAAAAAAAACATTTTAACATTCGTTCTTTTACTTATTGTAAGTAGCGTTGCTGCGCAAAAATATCAAAGACTTGCTTTTATTGATATGGATTATATTTTACAAAATATACCCCAATATATAGAAGCTCAAAATGCTTTGAATGATAAAGTCGCAAAATGGAGAGCTAATCTTGATAAAGAAGCAAGAGCTATTGAAGTTTTAAAAACTGACTTAGCTAATGAAAAAGCCATATTAACTCCAGAGCTAATCGCAGAGCGTGAAGAAGACATTTCTGTAAAGCAAGATGCACTTAGAAAATTAGAGTCTTTATACTTTGGCACGGATGGTGATATGTATATTATGAGAAAGAAGCTAATTCAGCCGATTCAAGATCAAGTATACAATGCTGTACAGACGATTGCATCTCGTAAAAAGTACGATTTTGTTTTTGATAAATCTAGTGAGTTAATAATGTTGTATTCTAATAAAAAACACGATATTAGCGGCCTAGTTTTGAAGCTTATAAATATTGATCAGAAAAAGAAGTCTAAGCGTGATAAAATAGCTGCTAAGAAAGAATTATTAAGTAATAATGAATTATCTGAAGAAGCGAAGCAAAGACAAGCTAAAAAAGAAGCTTTAAAACAAAAGAAGTTATCTGATAGAGAAAAGAAATTAAAGGAGATTGAAGAAAAAAGACAAGCTCGTTTAAAGGCAAGAGAAGAAAAAAGAAGATTACTTAGAGAAAAGAAAGAAGCTTTGAAAAAAGCAAAAGAGGCGGCGAAAAAGAAAGAAGAAGAAGACAAAAAGAAGCAGGAAGAAGATAAGAAGACTGACGGAGATAATAAAACAGGTAAATAA
- a CDS encoding OmpH family outer membrane protein, whose product MKHLKTLLLVAIFTIGLGGVANAQKVAHINTDKLLAEMPETKALKAELDKLRTTYRSDIEGMFKKLDAKIKKYEAEGKTQTQEVNVKRAQEVQLDRQKIAQAEQTMNQEMAKRYQEKTTPILKKAEDAIKAVAAEKGFIYVLDASPGKGLLVYDKGEDILAAVKAKLGF is encoded by the coding sequence ATGAAACATTTAAAGACGTTATTATTAGTTGCGATTTTTACGATTGGATTAGGTGGTGTGGCGAATGCTCAAAAAGTGGCACATATTAATACCGACAAATTATTAGCTGAGATGCCAGAAACAAAAGCATTAAAAGCTGAGCTTGATAAATTAAGAACTACATATAGAAGCGATATCGAAGGAATGTTTAAGAAACTTGACGCTAAAATTAAAAAATACGAAGCTGAAGGTAAAACACAAACACAAGAGGTTAACGTAAAAAGAGCTCAAGAAGTTCAGTTAGATCGTCAAAAGATTGCTCAAGCTGAGCAAACTATGAATCAAGAAATGGCTAAGAGATACCAAGAGAAAACTACACCAATTTTAAAGAAAGCAGAAGATGCAATTAAAGCTGTAGCTGCTGAGAAAGGATTCATTTACGTTCTTGATGCTTCTCCAGGTAAAGGTTTATTAGTTTACGACAAAGGAGAAGATATTCTTGCTGCCGTAAAAGCTAAATTAGGATTCTAA